A single window of bacterium DNA harbors:
- a CDS encoding biopolymer transporter ExbD — protein MQRKNHNDMKIMPNLTPLSDAALTLIVVFLITMPALLWTGIKINSTKAIRSEKAEAPKPDLQPVSISITRQKVYLNGKEVAIKNLKWNLGKELAKKKGRTVIVVPDANVLLDRVVKVLDIAKQAGADKLALLRKRGKG, from the coding sequence ATGCAGAGAAAAAATCATAATGATATGAAAATCATGCCCAACTTAACTCCCTTGAGCGATGCTGCATTAACTTTGATTGTTGTTTTCTTAATAACGATGCCGGCATTACTCTGGACAGGAATAAAAATAAATTCTACCAAGGCAATTCGAAGCGAAAAGGCGGAGGCGCCCAAGCCAGATTTACAGCCAGTATCAATAAGTATAACCAGACAGAAGGTCTATTTAAATGGTAAAGAAGTAGCTATAAAAAATCTGAAGTGGAATTTAGGGAAGGAACTGGCTAAAAAGAAGGGAAGAACAGTGATTGTTGTTCCTGATGCGAATGTTCTCCTGGACCGGGTTGTAAAAGTGCTTGATATTGCAAAGCAAGCAGGAGCGGATAAACTTGCCTTACTTAGAAAGAGAGGAAAAGGATGA